The Natronobacterium texcoconense genome includes the window GCGGCGTTCGCGCGCATTCGACGGTGTGATCCGGCAGCCGTTCGCGCAAGGCCGCGGCGTACGACTCCATCGACAGTCCTTCGGTACCCTCCCGAAGGACGACGACGTCTGCATGGCTCATACGACATCGTCCGGAACAGTACGGCTTTGCGTTACTGGCCGACCCCGACGTGTTGGACGGGAACCACTCGTTGCCGGGAAACGTCTCGAGTTCGGCGTCGATGACCGACTCCGTCCATCAGTGGCTGACGAATTATACCAAATCTCTTATAACTGGCGGCCGACGGATCGGCTATGATCCCACCGATCGCGAACAGATTCGTCGCCGGCGAGACCCCAGCAGAGGTGCTCGAGCACGTCCGGACGATCAACCAGCGAGACGTCAAAGCAATCGTCAATCTCCTGGGCGAACACTACGACGAGCGGCCGCCGGTCCGATCCGACGCCGCGGAGTACCGCTCGCTCGTGGAAGACGTCGCGGAGTCCGACCTCGAGGCCTGCGTCTCGATCAAACCCTCCCAGCTCGGACTCGACATCGGCGAGGACGTCTTCCGGGAGGAACTCGAGTCGATCGTCGAGACGGCGGCGGAACACGGCGTCTTCGTCTGGATCGACATGGAGGATCACACGACGACCGACGCGACGTTAGACGCTTACGAGGAGTTCGCACGGGAGTACGACGACGATGGCGGATCCGACTTCGGCGTCGGCGTCTGCGTCCAGGCGAACCTCGAGCGGACCCGCGACGACGTCGAACGACTCGCCGACGTCCCCGGCAAGGTGCGGTTCGTCAAGGGAGCCTACGACGAGCCAGAAGCCGTCGCCTACACCGATCGGGAGCGGGCCACCCAGGAGCTGAAGGACTTGCTCGAGTACGCGTTC containing:
- a CDS encoding proline dehydrogenase family protein — protein: MIPPIANRFVAGETPAEVLEHVRTINQRDVKAIVNLLGEHYDERPPVRSDAAEYRSLVEDVAESDLEACVSIKPSQLGLDIGEDVFREELESIVETAAEHGVFVWIDMEDHTTTDATLDAYEEFAREYDDDGGSDFGVGVCVQANLERTRDDVERLADVPGKVRFVKGAYDEPEAVAYTDRERATQELKDLLEYAFEHYDGGIGVGSHDPEIIDHAIELHEEYGTDFEFQMLMGVREDVQYDLAEEYEVYQYVPYGGRWLSYFYRRVMERKENLRFALRAVLGR